One segment of Peromyscus leucopus breed LL Stock chromosome 5, UCI_PerLeu_2.1, whole genome shotgun sequence DNA contains the following:
- the LOC114700745 gene encoding histone H3-like, with protein sequence MARTKQTARKSTGGKAPRKQLATKAARKSAPATGGVKKPHRYRPGTVALREIRRYQKSTELLIRKLPFQRLVREIAQDFKTDLRFQSSAVMALQEASEAYLVGLFEDTNLQIVLAMSGRGKGGKGLGKGGAKRHRKVLRDNIQGITKPAIRRLARRGGVKRISGLIYEETRGVLKVFLENVIRDAVTYTEHAKRKTVTAMDVVYALKRQGRTLYGFGG encoded by the exons ATGGCTCGTACCAAGCAGACGGCCCGCAAGTCCACCGGCGGCAAGGCCCCGCGCAAGCAGCTGGCCACCAAGGCCGCCCGCAAGAGCGCCCCGGCCACCGGCGGCGTGAAGAAGCCGCACCGCTACCGGCCCGGCACCGTGGCGCTGCGCGAGATCCGGCGCTACCAGAAGTCGACCGAGCTGCTGATCCGCAAGCTGCCGTTCCAGCGCCTGGTGCGCGAGATCGCGCAGGACTTCAAGACCGACCTGCGCTTCCAGAGCTCGGCCGTGATGGCGCTGCAGGAGGCCAGCGAGGCCTACCTGGTGGGTCTGTTCGAGGACACCAACCT ccagatagtg TTAGCCATGTCTGGTCGCGGCAAAGGCGGGAAGGGCCTGGGCAAGGGCGGCGCCAAGCGCCACCGCAAAGTCCTGCGCGACAACATCCAGGGCATCACCAAGCCCGCCATCCGCCGCCTGGCCCGGCGCGGCGGCGTCAAGCGCATCTCCGGCCTCATCTACGAGGAGACCCGCGGGGTGCTGAAGGTCTTCCTGGAGAACGTGATCCGCGACGCCGTCACCTACACGGAGCACGCCAAGCGCAAGACCGTCACGGCCATGGACGTGGTCTACGCGCTCAAGCGCCAGGGACGCACGCTCTACGGCTTCGGCGGCTAA
- the LOC114700545 gene encoding histone H2A type 1-B, protein MSGRGKQGGKARAKAKTRSSRAGLQFPVGRVHRLLRKGNYSERVGAGAPVYLAAVLEYLTAEILELAGNAARDNKKTRIIPRHLQLAIRNDEELNKLLGRVTIAQGGVLPNIQAVLLPKKTESHHKAKGK, encoded by the coding sequence ATGTCTGGACGCGGCAAGCAGGGCGGCAAGGCTCGCGCCAAGGCCAAGACCCGCTCGTCCCGGGCCGGCCTGCAGTTCCCCGTGGGCCGCGTGCACCGGCTGCTCCGCAAGGGCAACTACTCGGAGCGGGTGGGCGCCGGCGCCCCGGTCTACCTGGCGGCCGTGCTGGAGTACCTGACGGCCGAgatcctggagctggctggcaacGCGGCCCGCGACAACAAGAAGACGCGCATCATCCCGCGCCACCTGCAGCTGGCCATCCGCAACGACGAGGAGCTCAACAAGCTGCTGGGCCGCGTCACCATCGCGCAGGGCGGCGTCCTGCCCAACATCCAGGCGGTGCTGCTGCCCAAGAAGACCGAGAGCCACCACAAGGCCAAGGGAAAGTAA